In the genome of Streptomyces sp. NBC_00433, the window TGACGTTCTCGATGGTGTACGCGTACAGCGAGAACTACGTGCTGCCGATCTCGCACGACGAGGTCGTGCACGGCAAGGGCTCACTGGTCGGCAAGGTGCCGGGCGACTGGTGGCAGCAGCGGGCCACGCACCGGGCGTATCTGGGCTTCATGTGGTCCCACCCGGGCAAGCAACTGCTCTTCATGGGCCAGGAGTTCGCCCAGGGCGCGGAGTGGTCGCACGAGAGCGGCCCGGACTGGTGGCTGGTCGACCCGCGGTATTCCGCGGCCGGCGACCACCGCGGGGTGCGCGACCTGGTGCGCGAGCTGAACACCGTCTACACGGCCACGCCCGCGCTGTGGCAGCGGGACACCGACCCGGGCGGCTTCGAGTGGATCGAGGGCGGCGCGGCGGAGGACAACGTCTTCGCCTTCCTGCGCTTCGACTCGGCGGGCGAACCGCTGCTGTGCGTCAGCAACTTCTCGCCGGTCGTACGGGACGGCTACCGCCTCGGCTCCCCCGCCGCGGTGTGGACCCCGGTGCTGAACTCCGACGAACTGCGTTTCGGCGGCAGCGGGGTGGCGCTGCCCGACCAGATCAAGACCGAGGCGTCGCCCTGGCACGGCCGCCCGAACAGCCTCACCATGTCGCTGCCGCCGCTGTCCACGGTGTGGCTGCGCCCCGACATGCCGGGCCGATGACCGCGGCATTGCCCGGGGTTTGCCAAATCCTGGTTCGCTGAGGGCAGTTGGGCCGGAGCAGGCTCGCTTACCCTGACCGGGACCGATGGGGGACAGTCATGGGCAAGCCGCTGCTCCGGCTCACATCAGCCGATCTGACCGGCCTGGCAGGCGACATGAGCGAGGCCGAGCGGGAGATCGAGGGCATCGAACGGCAGTTGGCGTCGCTCGCGGAGGCCGCGGAGGCGTGCTGGTACAGCGACGCGGCCACCGAATACCACGACATCCACCGGCGGGTGGTCGCCGACGCGGTGACCGTGCGGCGGACGCTGGCCTTCGTCAAGGAGGCGGTCGAGCTGAGCCGGGACGGCTTCAGCGAGCAGGACCTGGAGACGCTGGAGTCCTTCCGCGAGCTCCAGGTCGGCCAGGAGGCGCCGCCGGCCGTGAGCCCGCCGCGCAGCGGCATCGCGGACCTCTAGGGCGTGCCAGGCGCCGCCGACCAGACGGGATTTGTCGGACACGCCCTGGCGCCCACAGGGCGGCGGAAGGGCAACGGGGGAGACACATGACATCGCGCCTGAAGGTCGAGCTGACCGCGCTCGCCGAACTCGCGAGCGGGCTCAAGGGCAGCGCCGACACCCTGGACGACCTGCTGACCAGGTTGGACACCGGTATGAAGCGCTTCGAGAACGCCTGGGAGGGCGAGGCCCACGACCGCTTCCGCGCGGTCTTCGCGCAGTGGCGGGAGACGTCCGCCGACCTCCACCGGATGCTGGGCGAGATGCACCACGTCACGCACACCGCGCACGGCAACTACCACGCGGCGGAGACCGCGAACCTGCGGATCTGGGGCGGGAAGTGAGCTGGGGCGAGCCGACCGGGCCGATAGACGTCACGCCGTCGGACCTGAGCGGGGCGGCGGCCACCTTCGCCGGCGGCCAGACCCGGCTCGACGGCATCGCGGACGCCCTGACCACGGCGCTGAACGCGGCCGCGGGCATGGCCGGTGACGACAAGTACGGCACGAAGTTCGCCAAGAGCTACGACCCGGCGGTCAAGGCGCTGTTCAAGACGCTGTCGGCGGCCGTCAG includes:
- a CDS encoding WXG100 family type VII secretion target; translated protein: MGKPLLRLTSADLTGLAGDMSEAEREIEGIERQLASLAEAAEACWYSDAATEYHDIHRRVVADAVTVRRTLAFVKEAVELSRDGFSEQDLETLESFRELQVGQEAPPAVSPPRSGIADL
- a CDS encoding WXG100 family type VII secretion target, which gives rise to MTSRLKVELTALAELASGLKGSADTLDDLLTRLDTGMKRFENAWEGEAHDRFRAVFAQWRETSADLHRMLGEMHHVTHTAHGNYHAAETANLRIWGGK